In the genome of Leptospira sanjuanensis, one region contains:
- a CDS encoding long-chain fatty acid--CoA ligase, whose product MKTSTIPKIPSRTLYHVMKASAETFADSTAQYYKPDGKNYQPNSFKNLYETVQQIGCGLISLGLEHGTPIGLIADSGARWIWCSMGITNIGCVDVPRGTDSTAEDLRYILGHAECSIAFLENETALKKILSQKADFPHLKKVILFDQKGTIDNAEPFEIILLNDLIQKGKTWIQSKGKDEFHKRGSAVREDDLATIVYTSGTTGKPKGVMLTHKNIVFNVDGALQGDDLQIYPTDRSMAYLPPWHIAERLVETVCIRAGGAEAFTSISTLSQDLADIKPTLLLSVPRVWESLYNKIHDKVRSASPVQQALFGAFKEIAVTYYKHVSRLQGLEYSLVEQSTFASLWQKFISLWIVLLLWLPNQIAQLAFKKIKKGLGGELRFALSGAGALPQYIDTFFNAIGIPILEGYGMTELSGISTRRIFGEITVGTLGRCIPGVQIKLVDEKGNEITKPGVKGVAWHKGDHVMKGYYKEPEKTKEILSSDGWLNSGDLLAWTTSGELKYSGRAKDTIVLLGGENLEPEPIEFALVRSQFILQAMVVGHDQKTLGALIVPNEEALEKYLKDLRSKMLSEVKNLNGDADVISLFKNEIKNLVSNENGFKNFEKVSSFRILDKKFEPGDELTQTMKIKRNVVADKYKKEIEEMYR is encoded by the coding sequence ATGAAAACCAGTACGATCCCTAAAATTCCATCCAGAACACTATACCACGTGATGAAAGCGTCCGCGGAAACATTCGCGGATTCCACCGCTCAATACTACAAACCGGATGGAAAGAATTATCAACCGAACAGCTTTAAGAATTTATATGAAACCGTTCAACAAATCGGCTGCGGTCTGATCTCTTTAGGACTCGAACACGGAACACCGATCGGTTTGATCGCGGATTCAGGCGCACGCTGGATTTGGTGCAGCATGGGAATCACCAACATCGGTTGTGTGGACGTTCCCCGCGGAACCGATTCCACCGCGGAAGACTTACGTTATATTCTGGGTCACGCGGAATGTTCGATCGCGTTTTTGGAAAACGAAACCGCATTAAAAAAAATCCTGAGCCAAAAAGCGGACTTCCCTCATCTGAAAAAGGTGATTCTGTTCGATCAAAAGGGAACGATCGACAACGCGGAACCGTTCGAAATCATTTTGTTAAACGACTTGATTCAAAAGGGAAAAACTTGGATCCAGTCGAAAGGAAAGGACGAGTTCCATAAACGCGGTTCCGCGGTCCGCGAGGACGACTTAGCGACCATCGTCTACACTTCCGGAACCACGGGAAAACCGAAAGGAGTGATGCTGACTCATAAGAATATCGTATTCAATGTGGACGGCGCGCTTCAAGGAGACGATCTCCAAATTTATCCGACGGACAGAAGCATGGCGTATCTTCCTCCTTGGCATATCGCCGAACGTCTGGTGGAAACCGTTTGCATCCGCGCGGGCGGAGCGGAAGCGTTCACTTCGATTTCCACGCTGAGTCAGGATCTCGCGGATATTAAACCGACATTGCTTCTTTCCGTGCCGAGGGTATGGGAAAGTCTTTACAACAAAATCCACGATAAGGTAAGAAGCGCTTCTCCCGTACAACAGGCGTTATTCGGAGCATTCAAGGAAATCGCGGTCACCTACTACAAACACGTATCGAGACTGCAAGGTTTGGAATATTCTCTCGTGGAACAATCCACCTTCGCATCTCTTTGGCAAAAATTCATTTCTTTATGGATCGTGCTTCTTCTCTGGCTTCCGAATCAGATCGCGCAGCTCGCATTCAAAAAAATCAAAAAGGGATTGGGGGGAGAATTGCGTTTCGCGCTTTCCGGAGCCGGAGCCTTGCCTCAATACATCGATACGTTCTTCAACGCGATCGGAATTCCCATCTTGGAAGGTTACGGGATGACCGAATTATCCGGAATCTCCACAAGAAGAATTTTCGGCGAGATCACCGTGGGAACACTGGGACGTTGTATCCCCGGAGTACAGATCAAGTTGGTGGACGAAAAAGGAAACGAGATCACAAAGCCGGGCGTCAAAGGAGTCGCGTGGCATAAGGGCGATCACGTGATGAAAGGATATTACAAGGAACCGGAAAAGACGAAGGAGATTTTGAGTTCGGACGGATGGTTGAACTCGGGGGATCTTTTGGCATGGACGACTTCGGGAGAATTGAAATATTCCGGAAGAGCCAAGGATACGATCGTACTTTTGGGCGGAGAGAATTTGGAACCAGAGCCGATCGAGTTCGCGCTCGTCCGCAGTCAATTCATCCTGCAAGCGATGGTGGTCGGACACGATCAGAAAACGCTCGGGGCGTTGATCGTTCCGAACGAAGAGGCTTTGGAGAAATACCTGAAGGATCTGCGTTCTAAAATGTTAAGCGAAGTGAAAAATCTGAACGGCGACGCGGACGTGATATCTCTGTTCAAGAACGAGATCAAAAATCTCGTTTCCAACGAGAACGGATTCAAAAATTTCGAAAAGGTATCCAGCTTCCGGATTTTGGACAAGAAGTTCGAGCCGGGCGACGAGCTCACGCAAACGATGAAAATCAAACGAAACGTGGTGGCGGATAAGTACAAAAAGGAAATCGAAGAGATGTATCGATGA
- a CDS encoding DoxX family protein, with protein sequence MQPSDPSRKKILLYLLRAIVAFIFLQTLFYKFTAAPESVAIFSKLGAEPWGRIGTGILELAASILLFLSDLRLRWTGALLGLGLMSGAILSHLFVIGIEQESDGGLLFFLALASAIICALLLWLEKETLTDVLRKRNRK encoded by the coding sequence TTGCAACCATCGGACCCTTCCCGCAAAAAAATCCTTCTCTATCTTCTGCGAGCGATCGTCGCATTTATCTTTTTACAAACCCTCTTTTATAAGTTCACGGCCGCTCCCGAGTCGGTCGCAATCTTTTCCAAATTAGGGGCGGAACCTTGGGGAAGAATCGGAACGGGGATCTTGGAACTTGCCGCGTCGATCCTACTCTTTCTGTCCGACCTGCGTCTGCGTTGGACAGGCGCCTTGCTCGGACTCGGTTTGATGTCGGGTGCGATTCTTTCCCATTTGTTCGTGATAGGAATCGAACAGGAAAGCGACGGGGGACTTTTATTTTTTCTCGCGCTCGCAAGCGCGATCATATGTGCACTGCTTTTGTGGCTGGAGAAAGAAACTCTAACGGACGTTTTGCGGAAACGAAACCGAAAATAA
- a CDS encoding transporter encodes MKFNAAILPFLFASIAAIGNAFYAYGQKKSTLTVGPFLFLIPTLLICIALLIVSLFFYKPEGLKEYLIENRNYFWISGVGLYFTFLGFYLLYSRYGASYYILYAVLSILTTSIFVGVFLFSEKVNLYHYLSILSAFVAILLFNFGQNAAK; translated from the coding sequence ATGAAATTCAACGCAGCCATTCTTCCTTTTTTATTCGCTTCGATCGCGGCGATCGGAAACGCGTTTTACGCGTACGGTCAAAAGAAATCCACGCTCACGGTCGGTCCGTTTTTATTTCTCATTCCCACCTTATTGATCTGCATCGCGCTTTTGATCGTTTCCCTTTTCTTTTACAAGCCCGAAGGTTTGAAGGAATATCTGATCGAAAACAGAAATTATTTTTGGATCAGCGGAGTGGGGTTGTATTTTACTTTTTTGGGTTTTTATCTTTTATACAGCAGATACGGCGCTTCGTATTATATTCTTTATGCGGTGCTTTCGATTCTGACGACTTCCATCTTCGTGGGCGTTTTTCTTTTTTCGGAAAAAGTGAATTTATATCATTACCTTTCGATTCTTTCCGCGTTTGTCGCGATTCTGCTTTTTAATTTCGGCCAGAACGCGGCAAAGTAA
- a CDS encoding NAD(P)/FAD-dependent oxidoreductase has protein sequence MIQELQLRVLPEVAGENEALTAFVSKTLKINAQEIRHIEVVQRSIDARQRTVYFNLKLLVFIREDFVESPIPLPEFPNVSNAQEVIVIGAGPAGLFAALQLILSGFKPVLLERGKDVSKRPFDLKEVNIHHNVNEDSNYCFGEGGAGTYSDGKLYTRSKKRGNVRQILELLVGFGASKDILVEAHPHIGTNKLPKIVRKIREKIVEMGGEVHFEKRVTDFLLNGNSVQGVVTKDGDKFHAKNIILATGHSARDVFELLYQKGIELELKPIAVGVRVEHRQSLIDSIQYNCDVRSPYLPPSPYSIVKQINGRGVYSFCMCPGGVIAACATKQEEIVTNGWSSSKRARPTANSGIVVELKPEDFKPFAKHGPLAAMEFQKSIEHKAWIAGGRTQKAPAQKLADFVDGKISADLPKTSYTPGITSVALQEVLPDFVYQSLRKGFQEFDRSMKGYLTNDAVVHAPETRTSSPVCIPRDPISLQHIRIQGLFPCGEGAGYAGGIVSAAMDGIRSALACTNANA, from the coding sequence ATGATCCAAGAACTTCAGCTTCGCGTTCTTCCGGAAGTCGCGGGAGAAAACGAAGCCCTCACGGCTTTCGTTTCTAAAACGCTGAAGATTAACGCACAAGAGATCCGTCATATAGAGGTCGTTCAACGTTCGATCGACGCGAGACAAAGAACCGTTTACTTCAATCTGAAACTTCTCGTTTTTATCCGGGAAGATTTTGTGGAATCTCCGATTCCGCTTCCCGAATTTCCGAACGTATCGAACGCGCAGGAAGTGATCGTGATCGGAGCGGGTCCTGCCGGTCTTTTCGCCGCTCTTCAGTTGATTCTTTCCGGGTTCAAACCCGTCCTTTTAGAAAGAGGTAAGGACGTTTCCAAACGTCCTTTTGATTTAAAAGAAGTAAATATTCATCATAACGTAAACGAAGATTCCAATTATTGTTTCGGAGAAGGCGGAGCCGGAACGTATTCGGACGGCAAACTTTATACGAGATCCAAAAAAAGAGGGAACGTTCGTCAGATTCTCGAGTTGCTCGTCGGCTTCGGTGCGAGCAAGGACATTCTCGTCGAAGCTCATCCTCATATCGGAACGAACAAACTTCCCAAGATCGTCCGGAAAATCCGTGAGAAGATCGTGGAAATGGGCGGAGAAGTTCATTTCGAAAAACGGGTCACCGATTTCTTATTAAACGGAAATTCCGTTCAAGGCGTGGTTACGAAGGACGGAGATAAGTTCCATGCAAAAAACATAATACTTGCCACGGGCCATTCCGCTCGGGACGTATTCGAACTTCTTTATCAAAAAGGAATCGAACTCGAGCTGAAACCGATCGCGGTCGGAGTCCGAGTCGAACACCGACAATCGCTCATCGATTCGATTCAATACAACTGCGACGTTCGCAGTCCGTATCTTCCGCCTTCGCCCTACAGCATCGTAAAACAAATCAACGGAAGAGGAGTTTATTCTTTTTGCATGTGTCCCGGCGGAGTCATTGCCGCTTGCGCTACGAAACAGGAAGAAATCGTCACGAACGGTTGGTCTTCCTCCAAACGAGCGAGACCGACCGCAAACTCGGGAATCGTTGTCGAACTGAAACCAGAGGATTTCAAACCGTTCGCAAAACACGGTCCTTTAGCGGCGATGGAATTTCAAAAATCGATCGAGCACAAGGCATGGATTGCGGGCGGTCGCACTCAAAAAGCGCCCGCACAAAAACTCGCCGACTTTGTGGATGGAAAAATTTCCGCCGACCTTCCGAAAACTTCTTACACTCCCGGAATCACTTCCGTGGCGTTGCAGGAAGTTCTTCCCGACTTCGTTTATCAATCGCTTCGGAAAGGATTTCAAGAATTCGACCGTTCGATGAAAGGATATCTTACGAACGATGCGGTGGTTCACGCTCCGGAAACGAGAACTTCTTCTCCCGTTTGTATTCCAAGAGATCCGATTTCCTTACAGCATATCCGCATCCAAGGTTTGTTTCCTTGCGGAGAAGGTGCGGGATACGCGGGTGGAATCGTTTCCGCTGCGATGGACGGGATTCGATCCGCACTCGCTTGCACAAACGCCAACGCGTAA
- a CDS encoding MFS transporter produces MNAGKNRNPLLICVLLGLGSVLGLSGIDLVLPSIPSLPDILGGDQTRSQFVIASFIAGTALGMIVFGSVSSNISTSNLLFISLTLYALASLSCSLSQNLDTLIVLRFLQGMASSAPAVLAPGIVKNLFDEKGATKALGILGSVESLVPAFAPIIGVWLLSFGTWKYSFFVTAFLSAALAFVFLISQIDGSSIVSTNGKQGSYLNLLRSGTFQRYSLSQALNLGGLLVFVFGAPVVIVKTMNSDISKFALMQTIGVAFFISGAVSSSSLTKKIKSENLLLFGTVLSWVASILLIVYSIFGNNDPNWILAIFPLMNLGLGLRGPTGFLKGVIAANGDDNRGSSLILLSIITVTAGGTALVAPFLHFGLISLSLFVAGLHSLACLILFFLPKLPID; encoded by the coding sequence ATGAACGCCGGTAAAAATAGAAATCCGCTTTTGATTTGTGTGCTCCTCGGACTCGGTTCCGTTTTGGGACTTTCGGGCATCGATTTGGTTCTCCCAAGCATTCCCTCCTTACCGGACATTTTAGGCGGGGATCAGACACGCTCTCAGTTCGTCATCGCTTCTTTTATCGCTGGAACTGCGCTCGGTATGATCGTCTTCGGAAGCGTCTCTTCCAATATCAGCACATCCAACCTTCTTTTTATTTCTCTTACGTTATACGCGCTTGCCTCTCTATCTTGTTCCCTCTCTCAAAATCTCGATACTTTGATCGTTCTTCGCTTTTTGCAGGGAATGGCTTCTTCCGCACCCGCGGTTTTAGCGCCCGGTATCGTAAAGAATCTGTTCGACGAAAAGGGGGCCACCAAAGCGCTCGGCATTCTTGGAAGCGTCGAGTCCTTGGTGCCTGCATTCGCTCCGATCATAGGCGTTTGGCTTTTGAGTTTTGGTACTTGGAAGTATTCTTTTTTCGTTACCGCGTTTCTTTCCGCCGCTTTGGCGTTCGTATTTTTGATTTCTCAAATCGACGGTTCTTCGATCGTTTCGACTAACGGAAAACAGGGTTCTTATCTGAACCTGCTTCGTTCTGGAACGTTTCAGAGATATTCTTTGAGTCAGGCGTTGAATTTGGGCGGGCTTCTCGTGTTCGTATTCGGCGCACCGGTGGTGATCGTCAAAACGATGAACTCCGATATTTCCAAGTTCGCGTTGATGCAGACCATCGGAGTCGCTTTTTTCATTTCCGGAGCCGTTTCTTCCTCTTCTCTTACTAAAAAAATCAAATCGGAGAATCTTCTCCTATTCGGAACGGTTCTATCTTGGGTCGCCTCTATTCTGTTGATTGTATATTCAATTTTTGGAAATAACGATCCGAATTGGATTCTCGCAATTTTTCCCTTAATGAATTTGGGTTTGGGTCTTCGCGGGCCGACCGGGTTTTTGAAAGGAGTAATCGCTGCGAATGGCGACGACAACAGGGGATCTTCCTTGATTCTTCTTTCCATCATCACCGTGACTGCCGGCGGAACGGCGTTGGTCGCACCTTTTTTGCACTTCGGTTTAATTTCCTTGAGTCTATTTGTCGCGGGCTTGCATTCTTTGGCTTGTTTGATTTTGTTTTTCCTGCCGAAGCTGCCTATCGATTGA
- a CDS encoding PIN domain-containing protein: MILVDTSIWIEFFKRNEPYFSELRDLIESSEIIVHEVIFGELLQGCKSKSEVSFILEYWENLNTLTAENSFLEAGKLSYDQKLKDKGVGLIDSVIINEAMKRNLKLWTLDKKILKVLSPEKIFNSK, encoded by the coding sequence ATGATATTAGTTGATACTTCGATCTGGATCGAGTTTTTCAAAAGAAATGAACCATATTTTAGTGAATTAAGAGATTTAATAGAATCTTCTGAAATAATTGTGCATGAAGTTATCTTTGGAGAACTTCTCCAAGGCTGTAAAAGTAAATCAGAAGTTTCATTTATATTGGAGTATTGGGAAAATTTGAATACTTTGACTGCGGAAAATAGCTTTCTTGAAGCAGGAAAGCTTTCATACGATCAGAAGCTAAAAGATAAAGGCGTTGGACTAATTGATTCTGTAATAATCAATGAAGCAATGAAAAGAAATTTAAAACTTTGGACTTTGGATAAGAAAATATTAAAAGTCTTAAGCCCTGAAAAGATTTTTAATTCGAAATAA
- a CDS encoding DUF2191 domain-containing protein, protein MKVTAILPDDLITEVQKYSGGKNITDSLQKALSEWLKQAKIKKLNQKLDKSPLAFQKGFSSENIRNLNRDR, encoded by the coding sequence ATGAAAGTCACAGCTATTTTACCCGATGATTTAATAACGGAAGTTCAGAAATACTCCGGCGGAAAGAATATAACAGATTCGTTGCAGAAGGCACTTTCTGAATGGTTAAAACAGGCAAAAATTAAGAAACTAAATCAGAAATTAGATAAATCACCATTAGCTTTCCAGAAAGGATTTAGTAGCGAAAATATACGAAATCTAAATCGAGATAGATAA